The DNA region CCGCGGCGGCCGCGTGGGCCGACGCGCTCGCGGCCGAACTGGCCCCCGGCCGACTGCGCGTGTGCGCGGTGAACGCCCGCCACCTCCACACCGTGGAACGGCCCTGGTGCCCGTGGTGCGACCAGGCCGAGCAAGGCATCGACAGCTATCCCGACACGACGCAGGAGGAAGCGTGACGCCCCTCCCCCCACCACGGCACGGCGCACGCGCGAGCACCGCCGTGTCCGTGGCCCGGACGCTGGACCGCTGCACGGTCCTCGGCCCCGGCAGCCGCGCGGTCCTCTGGGTGCAGGGCTGCCCGCTGCGCTGCCACGGCTGCGTGGCGGCGGAGACCCTGCCCTTCGAGGGCGGCACCAGCCGGACGGTCGCCGAACTCACCGACTGGCTCTGCGACGTGGACGGCATCGAGGGGGTCACGCTCTCCGGCGGCGAGCCGTTCAGCCAGGCCGGAGCCCTGGCCGAGCTGCTCGACGCGGTCCGGGAGCGGCGCGGGGACTTCGGCGCGATGGCGTACTCCGGCTTCCGCCACGAGGCGCTGCGGCGCGGCGGCCCCGCCAGGCTCGCCCTCCTCGACCGGCTCGACCTGCTGGTCGACGGGCCGTACGTCGCGGCGCGGCACGGCAGTCTGCGCTGGCGCGGCTCGGACAACCAGCGGCTGATCCCGCTCACCGACCGCTACGCCCGGAGCCTGGCCGAGCCGGACACGACCGCCGGGGTCGAACTGTCCGTGGAGCCGGGCGGAGCGCTCGCCTGGGCCGGGGTGCCGCCGAGCCCCGGATTCCGCAGCAGACTCGAGGAGCGGCTCGCGGCACGGGGGTTCGTGCTGCACACCGAGGCACGGAGGGAACGATGAGCGGATCACCGAAGTACAGCAGCGTCCGCGTCGGCGCGCTGTACGCCCAGCGGGAGGCGGCCGAGCGCCGGCGCCGGGCCGAGGAGCGCCGGGCCAGGGAGCGCAAGCGGGCCGCTCAGCGGGCCCAGCTGGCGGCGCGCCGGGCTGACCTCGCGCGCAGGGATGCGGAGTTGGCGACCCGCAGGGAGGCCGAGCGCGAGGCCCGGCGCGCCGCTGCCCGAGCGGAGCAGAGCCGGGCCGACGAGCGCGGCCTCGACGGGGTGCGGCAGCTGGTCGAGGAGGCTCAGCGGTCCGGGGCGCGGGCCGATGCCGGTGCCCTGGAGGGGGAGTTGGCCGAGCTGCGGGGGCGGGTCGCCCGCGGTGAGCACCTGGGGGACGCGGTGGAGCGCCTGCGCGGCCGGGTCGTGAGCCTGCGCCCGGCAGCCACCGGCGGCGCCGCGGACGACCCCGCCGCCGTACTCGCCGAGCTGGAGCGCGGGCTCGCAGCCACCGGCCCGGAGGGCGCCGCCCTCGACGCGGACGGGCACAGGCGCTGCAGGGAGCTGCTGGACCAGTTGCGCGCGACCGCCGGGCCCGACCGGCGGGTCCGTTTCGACGCCCTGCTCGGCACGGTGGAGCACGCCCTCGCCCGGCACGCGGCGACGGTCGCGGAGTCCAGGTCGTCCGCCGAGCGCAACGCGCGGGCGGAGCGGGAGCGGGAGGCACGGCAACAGGAACAGGAGCGGGAGCGCGAGGCGGCGGAGCGGGAGCGCGAGGCGGCCGCCGCCGCGGCCCTGGAGCGGACCCTCGCCGAGGCCGCCGAGCGGCTCGACGTGGTGCGCTCCGCGGCCCAGGGCGTCCTGGAGACGGCCGCCGAGCTCGGCGACCCCGGCCTCGCCGACGAGATCGGGGACGCCCTGCGCGCCGCCGCCGGGGCGCTCACCGCGCGCTCGGCTGCCGAGGCCCTGACCGCTGTCGCCGCTCTGGAGGACCGGCTTCCGGACGCCGAGCGCCGCCTGGACGAGCTGGAGCTGGCTTACCAGCGCAGCCGGGACCTGGTGGCGGCGCTCCGCGACGCCATGACGGACGAGGGGTTCGCCTTCGAGGGCGGTGAGGACGAGGGCGGCAGCTTCCGGCTGCACTTCACGCGGCCGACCGGGGCGACGTACGAGACGACGGTGGGCGTCGAGGACGACGGCACGCCCGTCCTCGTCTACCGCGTGCAGGGCGAGCCGGACGTGACGCTGCACGCCTCGCGGGACGAGGCGGTGTGCGACACCACCGAGGCGCTGCTGGAGCGGGTGCACGAGGCGCTGGGCGGCGACGACGGCTTCGTACCGGGCGAGATCACCTGGGACGGCAAACCGCCGGGCCGGCGCGCCAAACCCCTGCCCCGGGGCGCCTCCTGGAGGTGGACGGCTCCGTGAGCGCGCTCGACTTCACCAAAGACGGCAAGGACGGCAAGGACGACGAGGGCAACAAGGACCACAAGGATCACAAGGACTACAAGCACGACGGCGGTACGGGGCCCGTCACGGCCGACGGGATGATGCCGTTGTGGGCGGTGTCGCTCGGCTGGGAGCTGCGGCGGGGCCGTCAGGTGGTCGTCAGCGGGCAGATCCGGGACCGCTGGTGGTTCGAGGACCGGCCCGCCTCCTTCCGGGAGTTGGTCGCCGGGGTCCTCGAGGCGCGCGGCGCCGACGTGGTGGGCTGGTGGGACCCGGTGGCCGGGCTCACCTTCCCGCTGCCGGGCCACGCGGAACGCTTCGCCCGGCTCACGGCGGGCCGGGCGGAGGGCGACCGGCCGCGAGCCGACCCGGGCGCACCCGAGGGCGACCGGCCGCGAGCCGACCCGGGCGCACCCGGGGACGACCGGCCGCGAGCCGACGCGCGCACCCGGCGCGGTCTCGAACGCCGCCGGGACCGGTCGAGCCTGCTCGCCCCGCGCCAGGGCGCACCGCCGCGCGCCTTCGACGACGCCGTCGCCGTCGCGCACCGGCTCGCCGCGTCCCCCGACGCGGCCACGGCCTTCGTCTTCCAGGACGTCGACCACCATCTTCCGCCCGGCCAGCCCGAGTCGAACCCCGGCTACCTCCGCCTCCGCGCCGCGATGACGGACGCCGTGCCCCCGCACGCCGCCCTGGCGGGACGGCGCCCGCACGCCCGCAACGCCGTCCTGTGCGCGGTCGGCGACGTCGGCAGGCTGCCCGGCTGGTTCCACCTGGAGGACCCCCGCATCGCCACCCTGCACGTCGGACCGCCGGATCCGAGTGAGCGGCGCCTGTGGCTGACGTGGCTGCGCGGCGACTTCAACGGCGCACCGGACGCCACCCGGCACGACCTGGAAGCCCTGGTCGGCGCGACCGACGGCATGCGCGGCTGGGACATCGACGCGCTCGCCCGGACGTCGTGGCTGCGCGCAGCCCCCCTCCAGAAACCGGACAAGCTCTTGGAACTGCACCGGCTCAACGTGAGCGTCGACCCCTGGACCCAGCTCGACCGGGACACCGTCGCCCGGGCGGCGGACGTCCTCGGCGAACGGGTGGTCGGCCAGTCCAAGGCCGTCGACGCGGTGGCCGCCGCGCTCCGATCCGCCTACGTGGGCGTCGACTTCGGCGGCTCCGGCACCGCCCGCCCCCGGGGCGCCTTCTTCTTCGTCGGCCCGACCGGCGTGGGCAAGACCGAACTCGCCAAGGCCGTCGCCGAGTTGATGTTCGGCGACCAGAGCGCGTACGCCCGCTTCGACATGAGCGAGTACCAGCAGGAGCACGCGGCCGAGCGGCTCGCGGGCGCGCCGCCCGGCTACATCGGCCACGAGCAGGGCGGCGAGCTGACGCGCCGCGTCCAGGAACGGCCGTTCAGCGTCCTGCTCTTCGACGAGATCGAGAAGGCCCACCCGCGGGTCCTCGACAAGTTCCTGCAGATCCTGGAGGACGGCCGCCTCACCGACGGCCGCGGCCAGACCGCGTACTTCTCCCAGTGCCTGATCATCTTCACCTCCAACACGGGCGCGGACGCGGTCCAGGACCTGCTGGCCGACCGCGACCAGGACGTGCCGTACGCGGCTCTGGAGGCGCACTTCACGCGGGCCGTGGAGGAGAAGTTCCGGACGATCGGACGACCGGAGATCTACGGCCGCCTCAAGCCGGGCGTGGTCGTCTTCGACATGCTGCGCCGCGAGCACATCGTGCGGATCGCCGACCGGCTCCTCGGCCAGCTCACCGAGTCGGTCCGCGAACGCCACCAGGTCGAGCTCGTCCCCGACCCGGACAGCCTGCACCCCTGGATCACCGAGCGGATGAGCGACCCGGAGCACCAGGCGTACGGCGGCCGTCAGATCCGCAACGAACTGGAGCGGCTGCGGGCGGCCGTGGTCACGCACTTCCTGGCCCACCGCCCGGCCACGGGCAGCCGGATCCGACTCGGCGTCGGCGCCGACGGCACGCCCTGGGTCAGGGACGCGAACGGAAAGGACTGATCACATGCTGGGCATCGCCATCGGCCACCGCGTGGCCCGCGTGGGCAGACTCGGCCCAACGGGCCGCCCCACCCTGACGGAGACGGACCTGGCCGGAACGGACGCGGTCGCCGACCCCGCCGCCGCGCTGGCCGTGCTCGGCGCCGGGGCCACCGACGAGGAGGCGGTCCTCGCCCTGCCCGCGTCCGCGGACCGCCGGGCGGAGGCACGGCTGCGGCGCGCCGCCGAGGACGTCGGTCTGCGCGTCGGCAGGATCGTCCCGGAGCCGGTCGCGGCGGCGCTGCACTACGGCGCGATAGCCGAGGGCGTGCACCGCACGGTCCTGGTGGTCGACCAGACGGCGGCCGGGGTGGACCTCACGGTCCTCGCCATCACCCCGGACCTCACGGTGCGCGTCGTCAGGACGCGCACGGAACGACTGGCCCACGACCACGCGCTGGCGGCGCTGGCCCAGGAGCTGGCGGACCCGGCCCCGGACGCCGTGCTGCTCTCCGGCGACCTGTACACCACGCCCGCCCGCCGCGCGGACATCGAGAGCCTCCCCGAGGCCCAGGGCCTTACGGTCCGCTGCACGACCCCCGAAGTGGCCGTCGTACACGGCCTGTTGCTCCTGGAGGACTTCGGCCTCCTGCGCGTGGCCACCGACCCCGCCCCGACGAGCACCGCCTTCCCCCCTCCCCCGCAGGACCCGGAACCGGGTGCCTGGCCCACGACGGCGGAGGACCCCGAACCGAAGCCCGCCCTGAAGGAGCACGAGGCACACCAGCACCAGCCCCCGGGCCCCCGCCCCGAACCACCAACGGAAACCACCCCACAGGGCCGCGGGGAACCGCGCGACCACCCCTCGCCATCCCGCCCCGAACCACCGACCGAAACCGCCCCGCAGGGCCGCGGGGAACCGCACGACCAACCCCCACCGCCCCGCGGTCAACCGCCGACCGAGACCACCCCCGAACCGGCCCCCGCCCCGCCCCCGGAAGCCGAAAGCGCACCCCCACCGCACCCCCACCCGTCGCCCGAGGCGCCCCGCCCGCTCCGTTCCGTCCCCGTGGCCCAGCTCCAGGCCATCCGCCGCGACGACCACCTCCTCGTCCTCTGGGCCTGGCCCGAAACCGCCCTGACCGCCCGGGTCCGCTGGCGCCGCGAGGACGTGACGGCGGGCGGCGAAGGCCCCCGTGAGGGCGACATCCGCTGTCAGCGCCGGGTCTACGAACACGACGGCGGCCTGGACCTCCGCCTGGGCCGCGGCGCCGTCACCCTGACCGTCGAGGCCCTCGTCCCCGACTCCGCCGTCGACACCGAGGGCGCCGCCTCCCTGCGCATCCCGGCGGAGCCACCCCTCGTCGAGTACGAGCCGACCGTGCGCCGCCGCCTCAACGGCACCCGCGCCGCGACGGTCACCTTCACCACCCGCACCGGCTGTGAACTGCCCGCGGTCCGGGTCGTCCACGGACTCGGCCGCTACCGCCCCACCAGCACGGCCGAGGGTGTCGTCCTGCACGAGGTGCCCGCGCAGCGCCTGCACGCCGGGGCGCCGCTCGTCGTGAAGTTCCCCTTCCCCGGCACCCGGGGCCCGTCCTGGCTCGTCTGCTTCCCGGCGGCCGCCCCCGGCTCCGACACCGACATCGACCTGCGCCCCACGGCGCTGCACCGGCTGCGAGTGACCTGAATGGCCAGACGACTCACCTGCCCCTACTGCTACGAGACCTTCGCCTCGCGGGAGATCCGCTTCCGCTGCAACACCCGGCTCAGCCGCACCCGCAAGAAGTGCGATCGGCGCCGCGACCCGGTGCTCGACGAACGCTTCGGCAGACGCCCGAGCCACGACGTGGGCCCGGACTTCACCGCCGACGGCCGCAAGTCGACGGCGGTGTGCCCGGACTGCGACGGCGTGACGAACAACCGCGTCTGCCCGGTCTGCCACGTGGAACTGCCGGTGCAGTTCGGGATGGTGGAGAACCGGATGATCGCGATGGTGGGCGCGCGTTCCTCCGGCAAGACGATCTACATGACCGTGCTCCTGCACGAGATGCGCCACCAGGTCGGTGAGGCCTACGGGGCCTCGCTGATGGGCCTGGACGACACGACCATGCGCCGCTACAGCTCGGAGTACGAGAACCGGCTCTACCGCGACCGGCAGATGTTCCCGCCGACCCAGACCGCGACGACCAACGCCAACCGCGTGGACCCGCTGGTGTTCAGGTTCGGCCTGCGCCGCAGGGTGCTGTTCCGCGAGCGGCCGCAGCACAGCGTCCTGTCGTTCTTCGACACGGCGGGCGAGGACTTCAACAGCCGCGAGAGCGTGGAGCTCAACACCCGCTATCTGACGAACGCGGACGGCATCATCCTGCTGCTCGACCCGCTGCAGATGCCGGGCGCCCGGGACAACGCGGCGCCCGGCACGGCCCTGCCCGGCACCGACGGCATCGATCCGCCGATCAACGTGCTGAGCCGGGTGAGCGGCATGCTGCTCGCCGCGCGGGGCGGCAGGGCGGCGAAGGTCGACACCCCCATCGCGGTGGTCTTCTCCAAGATGGACGCCTTCTGGCACCTGATGGACAAGGGCAGCCCGCTGCGGTCGCACGCGCCCGCGCGCGGCCGCTTCGACGTCGGCGACAGCCTCAGCGTGCACGAAGAGGTGCGCCAGCTGCTCAAGGAGTGGGACGGCGTTCCCATCGACCAGTCCCTGGAGAACACCTTCGCCCGCTACCGCTACTTCGGTGTCTCCGCGCTCGGCCGCAGCGCCACGCCCGAAGCCCGGGTCGCGGCCACCGGCATCCAGCCCTACCGGGTCGCGGACCCGCTGCTGTGGCTCCTGAGCGAGTTCGGGTCGGTGCCGAGGGCGGGCCGCGGATGAGCGGCTTCCAGCAGCTCTACTACACCTCGTGCGAGCACGGGCTCAGCGGTTCGTCCGGCTTCCAGTTCAACGCGGTCAGCGAGCGGGTCTCGGCCGAGACCCGGCACCGGGTGGAGGGCCTCGCCGGGTACGAACCGCCGCGCTCCCTGCTGGAGTCGGACGCCCCGGAGCTGCTCGCCCGCTGCCCGGTGAACCTGTGCCACACCCGGGACCGCCGGGGCGGCGCCACCACGCTGTGCGTGCGCTACGTCGGCCGGGACTCGGCACGGCGCTTCGGCAACTACTTCGCCCACGCCCTGCACGCCGAGGGCGCGGGCGCGCGGGACGGCGGCGGGCCGCTCGCCATCGAGCTGTGGGAATCACCGGTGTGGACGACCAGCGTCGTCGACACGACCGAGCTCCCCGAGCTGCCCGCGCCCCTGCCCCGCGGCCCGCTGTCCCCGCGCGCGGTGCACGCGTTCCTGCGCGCGCACCCGGGGGCGGAGCAGCTCCCCGCCCTGCTCGCGGCGGTGTTCGCGGCGCTCGCGGAGGACGGCTCGGTCGTCGTGATCGACGAGACGACGGACCGGATCGCGCACTGGTTCGCGGCCGTCTCCTACCTCCTGCCGCCCCCGCTCGCCCGCGGCCTGACCTTCGCCACCTACCTCCTGCGGCCCGCCCGCAGCCGGCTGCACCTGATCGGCACGGTGCCCGAGGCGCACCCCGAATTCGGCCCCGACGACGAGGAGTCGTACACCGTCTTCGACTTCCGCGCGGGCCGCTTCCCCGACGTGGTGCCCACCCACCACCTGATCCGGCTGCTCACCCGGATCGGCGTCGGCTCGGTCCGCTCGGTGTGGTCCTGGACGGCCGAGTACACGCACGGCCAGGAACGGGCGCTCGGCGACTGGCACGCCCCGGTGGCGGCGGCCGCGGCGGCGGGCGGCATCGAGCTGACCGACGCCGACGTCCGCGCGGTGATCGACTGGCTGCCCGACGCCGGACATCTCGGGCCGCGCCGGGCGGCGGTGGCGGCGGACATCCACCACCGGCACCGGGACCTGGACGACGACCAGCTCGCGCGCCTGAGCGCGGCCGCCGGCGCGGGCGGCGACGCCGCGCTGCACCAGGAGCTCGAGGGCAAGCTCCACCAGTCCCGGATCCGGGCGTACATGACCGGCGTGGAGAACGCGCCGGGCCCGGTGCCGATCACCCCTCCCGCCGAGCGGCGGCGGGCCACGGCCCTGTGGCAGCGGCTGCTCGACGAGGCCACCACGAGCCGGCAGCGGGTACGGCTGCTGCTGTGGGCGGTGGGCGCGCGGCTCGACCCGGCACCGGAGCTGCTCGCGGCCCAGAGCCTGGACCTGGCCCACGCCCTGCTCGGCCACGGTGACGCGGGGGCCGGACTGCGCGAGGAGGTCGCCCGGCTCGTGAACGCCCTGCCGGAGTTCAGGGGCGCGCTGACCACGGCGGTGCGGGAGGTCCTGGAGGAGCGGGGCGGTCAGGAGCAGTTGTTCACCCTGTTCCCCGCCAACCTGCTCACCGAGCGCGACCTCGGCGGGCACGAGCGGCTCCTCGAGCACTACTGGGTGGCACAGGCGGAGCGGCAGCCCGCCCGCACGATCGAGCTGCTCTTCCAGATCCTGGCGGGGCGGGGCCAGGCGGCGCCGGACGCGGCGCTCCTGCGGGGGTTGTGGCGGCAGTCGTCGCCGACCTGGACGCACGAGGAGGCCACCGAGATCGCCCGCAGGCTGCCGTCGGACGAGCCGGTGACCGAGGCGGTCGGCGAGTGGTTCGACCGCGCCGTGAAGCAGAGGATCCGCGACGAGCGGGACCTGCGGGCCTGCCTGGTGCTGTGCGACACGCTGTCCGCGCCCGGTCGCTACGCCTGGCTGCGGCCGGTCACCCAGGAGTGCGTGCGGGTCACCCTCCAGTTGGACGCGACGTTGCACGAGGCCGCCGAGGCCACCGCGCTCGCCCGCGCGTTCCGGATCCCGCAGATCGACGTCTGGGCGGCGCCCCTGGCCCTGAAGCGCCACCGGCTCGTCCCCGCCATGCTGCGCCTGCCCGCCGACCCGGCGCGGCTGCGCACCGACATCAGGGAGTTCGGCTTCACCCTGGCCGACGGCTATCTGCGGGCCGTGCAGCGGGCCGTGGAGTCCTCGGGCCGCCCCGACGAGGTGCTGTTCAGCCATGTCACCGGGGTGGTCTCGATGAACGACGAACGGGTGGGACTGCCGCACGCGCAGCGGGAGGTCGTCCGCGCGCTGCGCCACCACATCGCCCTGCACTGGCCGGCCGCCGAGCTGGAGCGCCTGGCTCGCGCGCTCCGCCCCTACGACAGCCGGCTCGCCGACACCTATCGGGAGTACGCCGAGCACCGCCTGGGCCGGGTGAGGAAGTGGGGCCGCAGGCTCACCCAGCGGCGGTCCTCGCAGGCCCCCCGACCGGAAGAGGGGTGAGCCGGACGATGGCAGAGATCCTCACCTTCATCGTCATTCCCGCGGTCTATCTGGTCCTGCTCGTGCTCTATCTGTTCGTGGCCCCGCTGATCGCGGTGCTGCGCGGCGCCGCCCTGGTCAGTGAACTCCTTTGGCGTTACGTCCAGTTGCTGCACGGCGTGCTGCGGCTGCGCACGCCCGAGTTCGTGACGATCCCGCCGTACCGGCCCGCCGACGAACTGGCCCACCGCAACTACTTCTTCGGCCCCGCCGTCCGCGACCTGCGTCAACTCCTCACCCAGGGACGGCAGTTGTACGTCCGCTCGGTCCGGGAGTCCTACCGCCGGGTGACCGACCACCAGTTCACCGCGCCGACGACGCACCGGGCCGTCTCGATCCCGTACGGCGTGACGCTCTGGCTGGGTCTCGGCCTGGGCGCGGCCGTCACGGTGCCGCTGTGGTGCGCGCTCTTCGCCGCCCAGGCCCTCGCCGTGGGGTTGCTGACCGCCGGTGCCCGGCTGCTCGCGCTCGCCCTGCGGGGCACCGACCGCGCGGTGATGGGCCTGCGCGGGCTGCCCCGGGGCATGCTGTGCCCGAGCTGCTTCGAGCGGGTCCCCCACCCGGCGTACGACTGCCCGAGCGCGACCTGCCGGCGTCGGCACGCGGACATCCGCCCGGGCACCTTCGGGCTCTTCCGGCGCCGGTGCGCCTGCGGCCGTCGGATGCCGACCCTGCTGCTGTTCATGAGCCGGGACGCGCGCCTCGGCGGTCACTGCGTGCACGAGAACTGCGGCAAGCCGATGAACCCGGACGCCGGGCACATGCCCGAGGTGATCCTGCCGCTGGTCGGCGGCCGGGCCGCGGGCAAGACGCAGCTGATGGCGGCGATGGTGAAGTCGCTCCAGGACGCGGCGGCCGACGGCGGCCGCGGGGTCAGGCTCGCCGACCCCGAGTCGACGGCCAACCAGCGGGTCCTGAACGAGGTCCTGGAGATCCAGGGCCACACCCGCCCCACGCAGAAGACCCTGCCGCGGGCGCATTCGTTCGTGCTCGGCGACGGCCGCGCCGAGCGTCTGGTGCACGTCTTCGACACGGCCGGCGAGCGGTTCGTCAGCCGGGAGGAGACCGACGCGCTGCGCTATGTCCGCGAGGCCCGTACGTTCGTGTTCGTCCTCGACCCGATGGCCGTCGACGCGTTCTGGACCCACCTCGCCCCGGAGCACCCGGGGGTGGATCGCACGCTGGCTTCGACGGTCGACCCGGAGGACGTGTTCTCGCGCTCGGTGCAGACGGTCGGCACGATGGGCACCCGGCTCGGCAAGGCACGGCTCGCCGTCGCCGTCAGCAAGCGGGATCTGCTGGCGGGGCGGCCCGCCCTGCTTCCGGACCGCCCGGACGACAGCGACGCCACCCGGGAGTGGCTGCGCGAGCGGCTGGGGCTGCGGAATCTGGTGAAGGCGATGGACCTGGAGTTCGGCGAGGTCCGGTTCTTCTGCACGGCGGCGGTGGCGGACGAGCGGGGGCGCGTGGACCCGAGCGTCGCGGTGTTCGTCGACTGGTGCCTGCGCGGCTGAGCGGGCGACCGGGGGGCGGCTCCTTCGCCCGGGTGGCCCGGACGTCCGGGCGACGTCCGGGCCGGTGGTGGCACTGTCGAGGTCAGTACCAGTACCAGCGGCGGGCCGGCTGGTTGGTGAAGATGCGACGCATCGCGGCCATGGCTGTTCACCTCCCTCCTGTGTCGTGTCCGGTGTCGCCTGCGGCAGGTGGCTCGAGCGTGCGGCGGAGCGTGAACGGCCGGGGGACGTTGCCCTCGGCCATGGCGGGGCGGGTGTCGCCGCCCGTGACGGTCAGGTGGGCGTCGCGGGACAGGGCGGTCAGCGACTCGGTGAGCAGGGTGTGCGCCACGGCCGCGCCCGCGCAGGTGAAGGGGCCCGCGCCGAACGGGATGCAGGGGCCGTGCCGCGCGTCCGCGGCGGCCCAGCGTTCGGGCCGGAACGCGTCGGGGTCGGGCCAGTGATGGGCGTCGTGGTGCAGCAGGTACGGGCTGACGGACACGAGGTCGCCCGCTTCGAAGGCGATGTCGCCGAGCTTGACGGCGTGCGGCAGGACGCGGCCGAGCATCCAGGCCATCGGGCGGTGCCGCAGCGCTTCGCGCACGATGTCGCCCGCGGGCCACGGCCAGGGCGAGTCCGTCCGGTGGCGCAGGCAGGCGAGGAGCACCGCCCACGCGAGGGAGGAGCTGAGCGGAGCCATGACCGCCCGGAACATCATCAGATGCAGCTCGGCCGCGGTCCGGTCGTCCGTCTCGCCGGCAGGGCACGCGCCGACCACGGCGTCCAGCACGTCCCGCGGCTCTGCGGCCGGGTCCTTCCTGCGGCGAGCCACCTCCTCGGCGAGGGCGGCGACAAGCTTCGGGCGCAGCACCTCCGCCCGGGCCCGCTGCCACACGTGCGGCGCGCGGACAGCCACACCTCCGAGTGCGGCCTCGCGCATCAACTTCCTTGTACGCGGCGGGGCTTCGGGGTGCAGGAGCAGGTCCTCCAGGCCCCGGTGGACGAGCCGCGTACCGGCGTCGGGCCAGCGGCCGGTGGCGGGGAGGGCGACCACCGCCGCGGTGAAGGCGGCGCGGTAGTGCGGCACGCCGGCCCGCATCAGGTCGCGGACCGCGTGGCCGACGTCGATCTGCGCGCTGCGGGTGGGCAGCAGTTCGCCGAAGAAGCCCGACCTGCCCGTGTGGTACTCCGGGCTGCGCAGCAACGTGTGTGCCAGCTCCGTGTCGCTGACGCACCAGCCGCCCCAGGGCAGGGGGATCAGACCCGTCGTGCTGTGCCGCCGGAGGTCGTCGAGATACTCCAGTGGATCCTGCCGGAACCGACGCCTGTCCCCCGTGCGCATCCAGACACCCCCTGACGAGCTTCTTGGCGTCGGATGCCGAACCGCGTGAGCCGATCCGCATGAGCCGAGTCGCGCGTCGACACCGCACCGCCCCACGGGATGCCCGCCCGGGGAATCACAAAACCGTCTCCTCGGCCATGTCACTCCAAAGAGTCATACATGTATGTCTATCAGCCAATCGACCCACGAGTCCGCGCCAGAAACCCCTTGCCCCGAAGCGGAACGAAGGGCGCTGTTTCGTCCCCGGCGGCGGTCCCTCAGGCGATCTCCCCGACCTCCTCCAAGTGCCGCCGGAAGTCCCCGATCATCCGGGGGTCGACCTCGGGGAAGGTCACGCCGACCGTGCGCGCCCGCGTGGACGATCGTGTCGGCCTCGGTCCGCAGCCGCGCCCAGTGAGCCGGGTCGACGCCGAGGCCGCCCCGCGCGAGGTCGCCGAGCACGATTGCGCACCCGCCCGCAGGCGAGGGCCTGGT from Streptomyces flavofungini includes:
- a CDS encoding TRAFAC clade GTPase domain-containing protein; amino-acid sequence: MAEILTFIVIPAVYLVLLVLYLFVAPLIAVLRGAALVSELLWRYVQLLHGVLRLRTPEFVTIPPYRPADELAHRNYFFGPAVRDLRQLLTQGRQLYVRSVRESYRRVTDHQFTAPTTHRAVSIPYGVTLWLGLGLGAAVTVPLWCALFAAQALAVGLLTAGARLLALALRGTDRAVMGLRGLPRGMLCPSCFERVPHPAYDCPSATCRRRHADIRPGTFGLFRRRCACGRRMPTLLLFMSRDARLGGHCVHENCGKPMNPDAGHMPEVILPLVGGRAAGKTQLMAAMVKSLQDAAADGGRGVRLADPESTANQRVLNEVLEIQGHTRPTQKTLPRAHSFVLGDGRAERLVHVFDTAGERFVSREETDALRYVREARTFVFVLDPMAVDAFWTHLAPEHPGVDRTLASTVDPEDVFSRSVQTVGTMGTRLGKARLAVAVSKRDLLAGRPALLPDRPDDSDATREWLRERLGLRNLVKAMDLEFGEVRFFCTAAVADERGRVDPSVAVFVDWCLRG
- a CDS encoding cytochrome P450; translated protein: MRTGDRRRFRQDPLEYLDDLRRHSTTGLIPLPWGGWCVSDTELAHTLLRSPEYHTGRSGFFGELLPTRSAQIDVGHAVRDLMRAGVPHYRAAFTAAVVALPATGRWPDAGTRLVHRGLEDLLLHPEAPPRTRKLMREAALGGVAVRAPHVWQRARAEVLRPKLVAALAEEVARRRKDPAAEPRDVLDAVVGACPAGETDDRTAAELHLMMFRAVMAPLSSSLAWAVLLACLRHRTDSPWPWPAGDIVREALRHRPMAWMLGRVLPHAVKLGDIAFEAGDLVSVSPYLLHHDAHHWPDPDAFRPERWAAADARHGPCIPFGAGPFTCAGAAVAHTLLTESLTALSRDAHLTVTGGDTRPAMAEGNVPRPFTLRRTLEPPAAGDTGHDTGGR